In Bacillus sp. KH172YL63, one genomic interval encodes:
- the radC gene encoding RadC family protein, which produces MVKTIDKQEENRLMIRDFPQDERPRERLIQSGATSLSNQELLAILLRTGTKSESVLQLSNRLLNHFDGLNLLKGASLEEITKTKGVGLAKAVQIMAAVELGRRISNLGFDDRYSIRSPEDGANYVMNDMRFLSQEHFVCLYLNTKNQVLHKQTIFIGSLNASIVHPREVFKEAFRRSAASIICIHNHPSGDPTPSREDIEVTKRLVECGRIIGIDILDHLIIGEKRFISLKEKGYL; this is translated from the coding sequence ATGGTTAAAACGATTGACAAGCAAGAAGAGAACAGGCTGATGATCCGGGATTTCCCCCAGGATGAAAGACCCCGTGAAAGATTGATCCAAAGCGGTGCGACGAGCTTATCCAATCAGGAACTGCTTGCGATACTGCTTCGGACCGGTACGAAATCCGAGTCGGTCCTACAGCTTTCGAACAGACTGCTGAACCATTTTGACGGCTTGAACTTATTGAAGGGCGCCTCCTTAGAGGAAATCACGAAGACAAAGGGTGTCGGTCTTGCCAAGGCGGTGCAGATCATGGCTGCGGTCGAGCTTGGCCGCCGGATCAGCAACCTTGGTTTTGACGACAGATACAGCATCCGTTCACCTGAAGACGGGGCCAATTATGTCATGAATGATATGAGATTCCTATCCCAGGAGCATTTTGTCTGTCTCTACCTCAATACGAAAAATCAAGTTCTCCACAAACAAACCATCTTTATCGGAAGCCTCAATGCCTCTATCGTTCACCCCCGGGAGGTATTTAAAGAAGCGTTCCGCCGCTCTGCAGCTTCCATCATCTGTATCCATAACCATCCATCCGGTGATCCGACCCCGAGCAGGGAAGACATAGAAGTGACGAAACGATTAGTGGAATGCGGCCGTATCATTGGCATTGACATCCTTGATCACCTTATAATAGGGGAGAAGCGTTTCATCAGCTTAAAGGAAAAAGGGTATTTATGA
- a CDS encoding type II secretion system F family protein yields MGRFKYTGRDQSGKKSGVITASTKKDALIQLKKQEVRVVDIMELPETLMTKDITIGNPVKLQHLVIFLRQFSTLLQAGVTVVESTHILAQQTESKALGKALMEIEDELRDGNPLSDAFARHKKIFEPLLINMLKAGEASGSLDETLEGLATHYEKQHITRQKIISALAYPMVVGVIAIGVVIFLLAAVVPTFVNMLTDFGGELPAITKFVISSSEFMQKFWYLIILLFVAVAVTLAMLRRNKQTKYYLDYAILRIPIFGKMLQKAALARMTRTLSSLFTSSVPILQALAIVEKVVENEVISKVIGESRRSLEKGISLTEPMKRHWAFPPLVTQMIAIGEETGSLDAMLAKVADFYEKEVESTTDRLKSLIEPLMIVMLAGLVGTIVTSILVPMFEIFNSVQNY; encoded by the coding sequence ATGGGACGTTTTAAATATACAGGCCGGGATCAATCGGGTAAAAAATCCGGAGTGATTACTGCCTCGACGAAAAAGGATGCACTCATCCAGCTGAAAAAGCAGGAAGTCAGGGTCGTAGACATCATGGAACTGCCGGAAACGCTGATGACGAAGGATATCACGATCGGCAACCCTGTGAAGCTGCAGCACCTCGTTATTTTCCTGAGGCAGTTTTCTACGCTCCTTCAAGCGGGGGTCACCGTCGTCGAATCTACCCACATCCTTGCCCAACAAACAGAAAGTAAGGCACTAGGTAAAGCACTGATGGAGATAGAGGATGAATTGAGGGACGGTAATCCGTTGTCTGATGCATTCGCCCGCCATAAAAAGATTTTTGAACCGTTACTTATCAATATGCTGAAAGCCGGGGAAGCATCAGGGAGTCTCGACGAAACGCTGGAAGGGCTCGCCACCCATTATGAAAAGCAGCATATCACCAGGCAGAAGATCATCTCGGCGCTCGCTTACCCGATGGTTGTAGGCGTCATTGCAATCGGCGTCGTCATCTTCCTATTGGCCGCCGTCGTGCCGACTTTCGTCAATATGCTCACCGACTTCGGCGGCGAGCTGCCGGCGATCACCAAGTTTGTCATCAGCTCGAGTGAATTTATGCAAAAGTTCTGGTATTTGATCATCTTACTTTTCGTGGCGGTTGCCGTCACGCTTGCCATGTTACGACGGAACAAGCAAACGAAATATTATCTCGACTATGCGATCCTCAGAATCCCGATCTTCGGGAAAATGTTGCAAAAAGCGGCACTCGCAAGGATGACAAGGACCTTAAGTTCCTTGTTCACAAGCTCAGTCCCGATTTTGCAGGCACTTGCCATCGTCGAGAAGGTCGTGGAAAACGAGGTCATATCCAAAGTGATCGGTGAATCAAGACGGTCATTGGAAAAGGGGATATCCCTCACAGAACCGATGAAGCGCCATTGGGCGTTCCCGCCGCTTGTGACCCAGATGATTGCCATTGGGGAAGAAACGGGCTCGCTGGACGCGATGCTCGCCAAAGTTGCCGACTTCTATGAAAAGGAAGTCGAGAGCACGACAGACCGGTTGAAATCATTGATCGAACCGCTCATGATTGTCATGCTCGCAGGACTGGTCGGCACCATCGTGACTTCGATCCTCGTCCCGATGTTCGAAATCTTCAACAGTGTCCAAAACTATTAA
- a CDS encoding rod shape-determining protein has protein sequence MLGTKDLGIDLGTANTLVYVKGKGIVVREPSVVALQTDNKQIVAVGNDAKNMIGRTPGNVVALRPMKDGVIADYETTATMMKYYIKQATRNKSAFSRKPYVMVCVPSGITGVEERAVIDATRQAGARDAYTIEEPFAAAIGANLPVWEPTGSMVVDIGGGTTEVAIISLGGIVTSQSIRVAGDEMDDAIINYIRKTYNLMIGDRTSETIKMEVGSAGDSEGIEPMEIRGRDLLTGLPKTIEVTAEEIASALRDTVYTIVDAVKSTLEKTPPELAADIMDRGIVLTGGGALLRNLDKVISDETKMPVLIAEEPLDCVAIGTGKALDHIHLFKNRGK, from the coding sequence ATGTTAGGAACGAAAGATTTAGGGATTGATTTAGGAACAGCTAACACATTGGTGTATGTGAAAGGCAAAGGGATTGTCGTTCGCGAACCTTCAGTTGTTGCTCTTCAAACAGATAATAAACAAATTGTCGCAGTCGGAAACGACGCGAAAAATATGATTGGTAGAACACCAGGGAATGTGGTGGCGCTTCGCCCGATGAAAGACGGAGTCATCGCAGACTACGAGACAACCGCGACGATGATGAAATATTACATAAAACAGGCGACGCGGAACAAAAGTGCATTTTCCAGAAAGCCTTACGTCATGGTATGTGTACCGTCAGGGATTACCGGTGTAGAAGAAAGAGCGGTAATCGATGCGACGAGACAAGCAGGCGCCCGTGATGCTTACACGATCGAAGAGCCTTTCGCAGCGGCGATCGGTGCGAACCTTCCAGTATGGGAGCCGACGGGAAGCATGGTCGTCGATATCGGTGGAGGAACGACTGAAGTGGCGATCATTTCATTAGGCGGGATCGTGACGAGCCAATCGATCCGTGTGGCAGGTGACGAAATGGACGATGCCATCATCAACTATATCCGCAAAACATATAACCTGATGATCGGTGACCGTACTTCTGAGACGATCAAGATGGAAGTCGGTTCTGCAGGGGACTCTGAAGGAATTGAGCCGATGGAGATACGAGGTCGTGACCTTTTGACCGGTTTACCTAAAACGATTGAAGTAACCGCAGAGGAAATTGCTTCTGCACTTCGTGACACCGTATACACGATTGTAGATGCCGTCAAGAGCACGCTTGAGAAGACTCCGCCTGAGCTTGCGGCAGATATCATGGACCGTGGTATCGTGCTGACAGGGGGAGGGGCACTCCTTCGCAACCTCGATAAAGTGATCAGCGATGAAACGAAGATGCCTGTGCTCATTGCAGAGGAGCCTTTGGATTGTGTGGCGATTGGTACAGGGAAAGCCCTTGACCATATTCACCTCTTTAAAAACCGCGGAAAATAA
- a CDS encoding prepilin peptidase, whose protein sequence is MVLFILIYGLLLGSFYNVAGLRIPLKKSIVKPRSACPYCHHTLTARELVPVLSYMMQRGKCAQCKGRISPLYPLMELSTGLLFLLSYLKFGAQPELVVALTLVSLFMIITVSDIKYMVIPDKVLLFFSVLFIIERIFIPLDPWWDSLAGAIAGFSLLLLIAIISKGGMGGGDIKLFAVIGFVVGVKLMLLSFFLATLFGAVVGITGLMTGYFKRGEPIAFGPYIVIGTLLAYFFHQPILHWYFSLYS, encoded by the coding sequence ATGGTACTTTTTATACTAATCTACGGTCTCCTCCTAGGCTCCTTCTACAACGTAGCAGGCCTCAGGATTCCGCTTAAAAAATCGATCGTCAAACCAAGGTCCGCATGTCCGTATTGTCATCATACACTGACGGCCAGGGAGCTTGTACCTGTACTATCCTATATGATGCAACGTGGAAAATGCGCTCAATGTAAGGGGCGCATTTCTCCTCTCTATCCATTGATGGAATTGTCTACCGGACTATTATTTCTGCTGTCTTATCTCAAGTTTGGTGCCCAGCCGGAGCTTGTTGTCGCTCTGACGCTGGTCTCACTTTTTATGATCATCACGGTCAGCGACATCAAGTATATGGTCATTCCTGACAAGGTGCTATTGTTTTTCTCGGTCCTTTTCATCATCGAACGGATTTTCATTCCCCTTGATCCATGGTGGGACAGTCTGGCAGGGGCCATAGCAGGCTTCAGTCTGCTGCTGCTCATCGCGATCATCAGTAAAGGTGGAATGGGCGGCGGAGATATCAAATTATTCGCTGTCATCGGGTTCGTTGTGGGGGTGAAACTGATGCTTCTCTCCTTTTTTCTCGCAACGCTCTTTGGGGCAGTGGTCGGGATCACCGGCCTCATGACCGGGTATTTCAAAAGGGGTGAACCGATCGCGTTCGGTCCGTACATTGTCATCGGTACACTACTCGCATATTTCTTTCATCAACCAATCCTGCATTGGTATTTTTCTTTATACAGCTAA
- a CDS encoding type II secretion system protein, protein MLKKLGQKLKNERGLTLIELLAVVVILGIIAAIAIPSIGGLIDNSRKDAHVANAQQMISSAKIAVTSNDKIHPASGASTYVSLGYLEAQGYLETMDDPDGGKTDTDGYKRGTVAQTSFGEITGNTSFVKITNNGGKFTYDVQLYGAKRNIPLSAAEVNRAAVTNNTP, encoded by the coding sequence ATGTTAAAAAAATTAGGTCAAAAACTGAAAAATGAACGTGGATTGACGCTTATTGAATTACTTGCAGTTGTCGTTATTTTGGGGATTATCGCTGCGATTGCGATTCCTAGTATTGGCGGGTTGATCGATAACTCGAGAAAAGATGCACACGTTGCTAATGCTCAGCAAATGATTAGCTCAGCTAAAATTGCTGTTACTTCAAATGATAAAATTCACCCGGCAAGCGGTGCTTCAACCTACGTTAGTTTAGGGTATTTAGAGGCTCAAGGATATTTAGAAACAATGGATGATCCAGATGGTGGAAAAACAGATACTGATGGATACAAGAGAGGAACAGTCGCTCAAACTAGCTTTGGTGAAATCACTGGAAATACTTCATTTGTTAAAATAACAAATAACGGTGGTAAATTTACTTATGATGTTCAATTATATGGTGCGAAGAGAAATATCCCTTTATCTGCTGCAGAGGTTAACAGAGCAGCTGTAACAAATAACACACCATAA
- a CDS encoding prepilin-type N-terminal cleavage/methylation domain-containing protein has translation MTKNEKGYTLVELLAVIVILGIIAVIAILAINNIIDKSKKQAFVANALTMKSSAQYYAKDAVLQEKSINKITYKELVDANLIEPILDPHSKTVLSPDDNSYVLADGESVISICLVGDEYNLCSNEEGDKEEIPFSTLTIQSLRKN, from the coding sequence ATGACAAAGAATGAAAAAGGCTATACGCTTGTGGAATTGCTTGCAGTGATCGTCATACTGGGAATCATAGCGGTTATTGCCATCCTCGCCATTAACAACATCATTGATAAATCAAAAAAACAGGCATTCGTCGCGAACGCACTCACGATGAAAAGCTCGGCACAGTATTATGCGAAGGATGCAGTGCTTCAGGAAAAGAGCATCAATAAAATCACCTACAAAGAATTGGTGGATGCCAACTTGATCGAGCCGATTTTAGATCCACATTCAAAAACTGTCCTGTCACCGGATGACAATTCCTATGTCCTCGCTGATGGGGAGAGTGTGATTTCGATCTGTTTGGTCGGTGATGAGTACAATCTATGCTCCAATGAAGAAGGAGATAAAGAAGAAATCCCGTTTTCCACCCTTACGATTCAGTCCCTGAGGAAAAACTGA
- the pilM gene encoding type IV pilus biogenesis protein PilM, with the protein MLSRLFNKHNNKINLVISDQWIRFVEIKSVSPLHIYKHGEKRIADGMISDGKIIEKEALQALLEECVLEWGIKKREVQFIVPNTQMIVRKMTISSDIADDEVKSHLFLEIGTSIHLPFENPIFDVVVVGNKDDKKEIVLVAAPEDIVLDYQQLLSDAHLKPVVADISPLAYYRYIHSLDITHRAQHEMLLYFTQNNVTVSIFHDHQPVFFRPIGISHDREVMEDSSMNHSGFQSRPFDETVKEIDKVISFYRYTLTNDEAAINKIFVAGDHPMTGDIHKLLSDRFDIGVIHVPSEARDIHTDQRLSDQFLLAIGLGLKEVI; encoded by the coding sequence ATGTTATCACGTCTCTTCAATAAACATAATAATAAAATCAATCTCGTCATCAGTGATCAATGGATTCGGTTTGTGGAAATTAAATCTGTATCTCCATTACACATTTACAAACATGGAGAGAAGCGGATAGCGGACGGGATGATCTCAGATGGGAAAATCATTGAAAAAGAAGCGTTACAGGCCTTATTGGAAGAATGTGTCCTTGAGTGGGGGATCAAGAAGCGTGAAGTTCAATTCATCGTGCCCAACACTCAAATGATTGTAAGGAAAATGACGATTTCCTCAGACATCGCAGACGATGAAGTGAAAAGCCATTTGTTCCTTGAAATCGGGACGAGCATCCATCTTCCCTTTGAAAATCCAATCTTTGATGTGGTGGTTGTGGGGAATAAGGATGATAAGAAAGAAATCGTCCTTGTCGCAGCACCGGAAGATATCGTCCTTGACTATCAGCAGCTGCTATCAGACGCACATTTGAAGCCTGTCGTCGCCGATATCAGTCCACTTGCATACTACCGTTATATCCACTCACTGGATATCACACATCGTGCCCAGCACGAAATGCTCCTCTACTTCACCCAGAATAATGTGACGGTATCGATCTTCCATGACCATCAGCCGGTCTTTTTCAGGCCGATCGGCATTTCCCATGACCGGGAAGTGATGGAGGATTCTTCGATGAATCACAGCGGCTTTCAATCCCGTCCCTTTGATGAGACGGTGAAAGAAATCGATAAAGTGATCAGTTTCTACCGGTATACACTCACCAATGATGAAGCGGCCATCAACAAGATCTTTGTGGCAGGCGATCATCCGATGACCGGCGATATTCACAAACTGCTGTCCGACCGCTTTGACATCGGGGTCATCCACGTCCCTTCAGAAGCGCGGGATATCCATACGGACCAAAGATTATCTGACCAATTCCTGCTAGCAATTGGTTTAGGTTTAAAAGAGGTGATATAG
- a CDS encoding Maf family protein has product MSNLILASQSPRRKELLQQIQLSFSVISSAVEETFSPDLLPHEAVMYLARKKAKDISQHHPEHYVIGSDTVVTKDGKILGKPESKEEAKEMLSMLSGSDHEVFTGVAIIHGDVEEIFYEKTDVTFWELTAQEIDEYIASEEPFDKAGSYGIQGIGAKFVKSIKGDYFSVVGLPISRLNRTLIQMGYLLSE; this is encoded by the coding sequence GTGTCCAACCTCATACTCGCCTCACAATCCCCTCGTCGAAAGGAACTCCTTCAACAAATCCAACTCTCTTTTTCCGTCATCAGTTCTGCTGTTGAAGAAACATTCTCACCCGATCTTCTGCCCCATGAAGCAGTCATGTATCTTGCGAGGAAAAAAGCAAAGGACATTTCTCAGCATCACCCTGAACACTATGTCATCGGATCGGATACCGTTGTGACCAAGGACGGGAAGATCCTTGGAAAGCCTGAATCAAAAGAGGAAGCGAAGGAAATGCTGTCAATGCTTTCAGGTTCCGACCATGAAGTCTTTACCGGCGTTGCCATCATCCACGGAGATGTGGAAGAAATCTTTTATGAAAAAACCGACGTTACGTTCTGGGAGTTGACAGCCCAAGAGATCGATGAATACATTGCATCGGAAGAACCCTTTGATAAGGCCGGATCTTACGGTATACAAGGAATCGGGGCGAAATTTGTCAAAAGCATCAAAGGCGATTATTTTTCGGTCGTCGGCCTGCCGATTTCCCGGTTGAACCGGACGCTGATTCAAATGGGATACCTTCTTTCAGAGTGA